The Nocardioides pantholopis genome window below encodes:
- the pepN gene encoding aminopeptidase N, protein MPGTNLTRDEAATRAALLDVTSYAVDLDLTTGEQTFGSTTTIRFTCTEPGAETFADLVDATVHEITLNGSPLDPATAYADSRIALSGLQAENELVVRADCTYSHTGEGLHRFVDPVDDRVYLYSQFEVPDARRVFTTFEQPDLKAPFTFTVTAPEHWKVVSNAPTPQPEPAGDGTAVWHFPETERMSTYITAVVAGEYHEVLDSYEGKFGTIPLGHYCRQSLVEHMDTEELVKITKQSFAFFEEQFDYPYPFHKYDQLYVPEYNMGAMENAGCVTLRDEYLPRSRQPRSFYEFRCSVITHEMAHMWFGDLVTMKWWDDLWLNESFAEWACYWCEAEATEFTDAWTGFANARKQTGYRADQLPSTHPIAADNVDLHAVEVNFDMITYAKGASVLKQLVAWVGLEPFVGGLRQYFKDFAFGNSEFSDLLAALEKSSGRELQGWAQEWLQTAGVNTLRPAFELDAEGGYSSFAVLQSAAPEQPTLRRHRLGIGLYDEVEGRLVRRDYLEVDVAGERTEIPELVGVRQPDLLLLNDEDHAYAKIRLDERSLATVTNGLSKLDESLPRALVWGAAWDMTRDAEMPASEFVRLVLANVGAETDAWGVTRIPSYAATAVEFYSAPEHRAGLQAEWEAGLRELMLAAEPGSDHQLTFTRSYAAAAHSDGALADVQGLLDGTFAVEGLAVDQDLRWSLLTALAAAGRAGDAEIDAELERDHTIAGREKAAGARAAQPTAEAKAQAWAAIMDPATPNETSRTIVFSIFRFGQEDVLAPYLEKYLEAADTALDSLGFHKGSVVLEYGFPKPLGSAAVLERLDEWLASSTASRGATRFVREGRADVARALAAQERDARA, encoded by the coding sequence CCTCACCACCGGCGAGCAGACCTTCGGCTCGACCACCACGATCCGCTTCACCTGCACGGAGCCGGGGGCGGAGACCTTCGCCGACCTCGTCGACGCGACGGTCCACGAGATCACCCTCAACGGCTCGCCACTCGACCCCGCCACGGCGTACGCCGACAGCCGGATCGCCCTGAGCGGCCTGCAGGCGGAGAACGAGCTGGTCGTGCGCGCCGACTGCACCTACTCCCACACCGGCGAGGGGCTGCACCGGTTCGTCGACCCGGTCGACGACCGGGTCTACCTCTACTCCCAGTTCGAGGTGCCCGACGCCCGCCGGGTCTTCACGACCTTCGAGCAGCCGGACCTCAAGGCCCCGTTCACGTTCACCGTCACCGCCCCGGAGCACTGGAAGGTCGTCTCGAACGCGCCGACCCCGCAGCCCGAGCCGGCCGGCGACGGCACGGCCGTGTGGCACTTCCCCGAGACCGAGCGGATGTCGACCTACATCACCGCGGTCGTCGCCGGCGAGTACCACGAGGTCCTCGACAGCTACGAGGGCAAGTTCGGCACGATCCCGCTGGGCCACTACTGCCGCCAGTCCCTGGTCGAGCACATGGACACCGAGGAGCTGGTGAAGATCACGAAGCAGAGCTTCGCGTTCTTCGAGGAGCAGTTCGACTACCCCTACCCGTTCCACAAGTACGACCAGCTCTACGTGCCGGAGTACAACATGGGCGCGATGGAGAACGCCGGCTGCGTGACGCTGCGCGACGAGTACCTCCCCCGCAGCCGCCAGCCGCGCTCGTTCTACGAGTTCCGCTGCTCGGTGATCACCCACGAGATGGCGCACATGTGGTTCGGCGACCTGGTGACCATGAAGTGGTGGGACGACCTCTGGCTCAACGAGTCGTTCGCCGAGTGGGCCTGCTACTGGTGCGAGGCCGAGGCCACCGAGTTCACCGACGCGTGGACCGGGTTCGCGAACGCCCGCAAGCAGACCGGCTACCGCGCCGACCAGCTGCCCAGCACCCACCCGATCGCGGCCGACAACGTCGACCTGCACGCGGTCGAGGTCAACTTCGACATGATCACCTACGCCAAGGGCGCCTCGGTGCTCAAGCAGCTCGTCGCGTGGGTCGGCCTGGAGCCGTTCGTCGGCGGCCTGCGCCAGTACTTCAAGGACTTCGCCTTCGGGAACTCCGAGTTCAGCGACCTGCTGGCCGCCCTGGAGAAGTCCTCGGGCCGCGAGCTCCAGGGCTGGGCCCAGGAGTGGCTGCAGACCGCCGGCGTCAACACGCTGCGCCCGGCCTTCGAGCTCGACGCCGAGGGCGGCTACTCCTCCTTCGCCGTCCTCCAGAGCGCCGCGCCCGAGCAGCCCACGCTGCGCCGGCACCGCCTCGGCATCGGCCTCTACGACGAGGTCGAGGGCCGCCTGGTGCGCCGCGACTACCTCGAGGTCGACGTCGCCGGCGAGCGGACCGAGATCCCCGAGCTGGTCGGGGTCCGCCAGCCGGACCTGCTGCTGCTCAACGACGAGGACCACGCCTACGCCAAGATCCGGCTCGACGAGCGGTCCCTGGCGACCGTCACCAACGGGCTCTCGAAGCTCGACGAGTCGCTCCCCCGCGCCCTGGTCTGGGGCGCCGCCTGGGACATGACCCGCGACGCCGAGATGCCGGCCAGCGAGTTCGTACGCCTGGTGCTGGCCAACGTCGGGGCCGAGACCGACGCCTGGGGCGTCACCCGGATCCCGTCGTACGCCGCGACCGCCGTGGAGTTCTACTCCGCCCCGGAGCACCGCGCCGGGCTCCAGGCCGAGTGGGAGGCCGGGCTGCGCGAGCTGATGCTCGCCGCCGAGCCGGGCAGCGACCACCAGCTCACCTTCACCCGGTCCTACGCCGCCGCGGCACACAGCGACGGGGCGCTCGCCGACGTCCAGGGGCTGCTCGACGGGACCTTCGCCGTCGAGGGCCTCGCGGTCGACCAGGACCTGCGCTGGTCGCTGCTGACCGCGCTGGCCGCCGCCGGCCGGGCCGGGGACGCCGAGATCGACGCGGAGCTGGAGCGCGACCACACCATCGCCGGCCGCGAGAAGGCCGCGGGCGCCCGGGCGGCGCAGCCCACCGCCGAGGCGAAGGCGCAGGCCTGGGCCGCGATCATGGACCCGGCCACGCCCAACGAGACCTCCCGGACGATCGTGTTCTCGATCTTCCGCTTCGGCCAGGAGGACGTGCTCGCGCCGTACCTGGAGAAGTACCTGGAGGCGGCCGACACCGCGCTGGACTCCCTCGGGTTCCACAAGGGCTCGGTGGTCCTGGAGTACGGCTTCCCCAAGCCGCTGGGCTCCGCCGCCGTCCTCGAGCGCCTTGACGAGTGGCTGGCGTCCAGCACCGCCTCCCGCGGTGCTACCCGGTTCGTGCGCGAGGGGCGGGCCGACGTGGCCCGGGCCCTGGCCGCCCAGGAGCGCGACGCCCGCGCCTGA
- a CDS encoding DUF5130 family protein, which produces MPAGELNAAHRFELDLAIRQAEQLSRFEFSVFLGSAEGDPRTFATRLHNTLVAPARSVLILVDPLRRVLEIVTGGDVRRRLTDREVALVAVQMRSAFAAADLVGGLRRGISMLGEHATAPPTLHAG; this is translated from the coding sequence GTGCCCGCTGGTGAGCTGAACGCAGCACACCGCTTCGAGCTCGACCTGGCGATCCGCCAGGCCGAGCAGCTCTCGAGGTTCGAGTTCTCGGTCTTCCTCGGCAGCGCCGAGGGCGACCCGCGGACCTTCGCGACCCGGCTGCACAACACGCTGGTCGCGCCCGCGCGCAGCGTCCTGATCCTCGTCGACCCGCTGCGCCGGGTCCTGGAGATCGTCACCGGCGGCGACGTGCGCCGCCGGCTCACCGACCGCGAGGTCGCTCTGGTCGCCGTACAGATGCGCTCGGCGTTCGCCGCCGCGGACCTGGTCGGGGGACTGCGCCGGGGCATCTCGATGCTCGGCGAGCACGCCACGGCACCGCCGACCCTGCACGCCGGCTAG